In the Bombus pyrosoma isolate SC7728 linkage group LG15, ASM1482585v1, whole genome shotgun sequence genome, one interval contains:
- the LOC122575682 gene encoding flagellar hook-length control protein-like codes for MFKLAVLAAVLAVATAAPGGLTGIIADHATGPITAPLVVSHAAALAPAAHVIAQPVAPIVRTAPIVTKSVLTAAPLPLLSAHGLH; via the exons ATGTTCAAGTTG GCTGTTCTCGCCGCCGTCCTGGCTGTCGCTACCGCCGCCCCTGGTGGTCTCACTGGCATCATCGCTGACCACGCAACCGGCCCAATTACGGCTCCCTTGGTCGTCTCGCACGCGGCTGCTCTGGCACCAGCTGCCCACGTGATCGCCCAGCCTGTTGCCCCCATCGTCCGCACCGCTCCCATCGTCACCAAGTCCGTGCTGACCGCCGCACCCCTGCCCCTCCTTTCTGCGCACGGCTTGCATTAG